The sequence below is a genomic window from Flavobacterium lipolyticum.
AGGTCAAAACTTCTGCCTCGTTTATCTGATCTTTTGAAGTAAAACGCCATTGGCGCAGTGATTTTGTTTTATCTTCCTGAGCATTGATGAGTTTCTTTTTTTCATCTTTCAGGAAAACGCCGTTGAAGAACCAAATTGTAAAATACTCTTTAAAACCACCTATGCCGATAACATTTTTTTTGTTGTATACATAAACGGGACCGCTCCATTTTACGGTTTCAACCAGTTCGGTTTTATCAATAATAGCTTTTAGGAAAAGAAGTTCTTCTTCCCAATTGTTGACTTTATCCCAAACGTGTTTTTTATCGGACATACTTCGGTTTATTTTTTTCTTTTAGGTTTCTCGGGAGCGTCAAAAATGCCTGGAATTGCCGTTAATTCAGCGATCTTTACAATGACATCAGTCGCTTTTTGCATACTTTCGGCAGGAACATATTCGTATTTTCCGTGAAAGTTGTGACCACCGGCAAATATATTCGGGCAAGGAAGTCCCATGAAAGAAAGTTGCGACCCGTCCGTTCCACCACGAATAGGCTTGATGATAGGTTTGATGCTTAGTTCTTTCATTGCTTTTTCGGCAATATCAACGATATGTTTTACAGGAAGTACTTTTTCTTTCATATTGTAATACTGGTCTTTAACTTCAGTAATTACGATATCTTCTCCGAATTTTTTCGCAAATTTCTTATTGATTTTTTTGGCAATTTTGGCAATTAAATCTTTACGTTTTTCGAATTTTTTCTTGTTATGATCACGGATAATCAATTCTAAAACAGTTTCTTCAATGCTGCCGGTAAGATGGTGTACGTGAAAGAAACCTTCGTAACCTTTCGTTTCCTGAGGAGTTTCTCCTTTTGGAAGTTCGTTGATGAAATCGTTGGCAATCAACATTGAATTGATCATTTTTCCTTTGGCGTAACCCGGGTGAACGCTCTTTCCTTTGAAAGTGATTTTTGCTCCGGCTGCATTGAAATTTTCATATTCTAATTCACCAATTTGGCTTCCGTCCATAGTATAAGCCCAGGCTGCACCGAATTTTTTCACATCAAAATGATGCGCGCCACGGCCAATTTCTTCATCAGGAGTAAAGCCAATTCTAATTTTTCCGTGTTTAATTTCCGGATGCTGAATTAAGTATTCCATGGCGGAGACAATTTCGGTAATTCCTGCTTTGTCGTCGGCTCCTAATAAGGTTGTTCCATCAGTTGTAATAATGGTTTGTCCTTTATATTGTAATAAATCTTTAAAATAGTTGGGTGATAAAACGATGTTTTTCTCGGCATTC
It includes:
- a CDS encoding YdeI/OmpD-associated family protein, whose product is MSDKKHVWDKVNNWEEELLFLKAIIDKTELVETVKWSGPVYVYNKKNVIGIGGFKEYFTIWFFNGVFLKDEKKKLINAQEDKTKSLRQWRFTSKDQINEAEVLTYILEAIENEKQGKIIKPSKKEAIVSELFQKELDQNSALTEAFQKFSPYKQYEFLEYIETAKQDKTKLSRIEKVIPMILENIGLNDKYR
- the pepT gene encoding peptidase T, with translation MQHIIDRFVSYVTIDTESDPNSKTTPSTEKQWNLANKLVEELKTIGLSDVTIDDKAYIMATLPSNVDHEVPTIGFVSHFDTSPDFSGANVKPQIVENYDGKDIVLNAEKNIVLSPNYFKDLLQYKGQTIITTDGTTLLGADDKAGITEIVSAMEYLIQHPEIKHGKIRIGFTPDEEIGRGAHHFDVKKFGAAWAYTMDGSQIGELEYENFNAAGAKITFKGKSVHPGYAKGKMINSMLIANDFINELPKGETPQETKGYEGFFHVHHLTGSIEETVLELIIRDHNKKKFEKRKDLIAKIAKKINKKFAKKFGEDIVITEVKDQYYNMKEKVLPVKHIVDIAEKAMKELSIKPIIKPIRGGTDGSQLSFMGLPCPNIFAGGHNFHGKYEYVPAESMQKATDVIVKIAELTAIPGIFDAPEKPKRKK